TGTGGATCCTGGCCTTCCTGCTGGCCGCGATCTTCGTGGCCACTGGCGTGGTCAAGCTGGTCACCGCCCGTGACCAGCAGATCGACCGGACCCCGTACGTCGAGGACTTCCCGCAGGCCGTGATCCGCGGGATCGGCGTGCTCGAGATCCTCGGGGCGATCGGCCTGCTCCTCCCCGCGCTCCTGGATGTCGCCACCGTGCTGGTGCCGCTGGCCGGCGCCGGCCTCGCGATCACCATGGTCTTCGCCGCGCTCGTGCACACCCGTCGCGGGGACGGCATCGCGGCCACGATGCCGTCGATCGGGCTGGCGCTCGTGTCGGTCTTCGTCGCCTGGTCACGCTTCGGCCCCTACCCGCTGTGACGGGCCCCGCCGGCGACGACGGCGGCGCGGGCGCAGCAGTGCCCGCAGCGCGAGCCCGGCGAGCAGGGCCCAGAACGCGGCGCTGATCCCGCCCACCGCGATCCCCGAGGCGGCGATCAGGACGGTCACCCCGGCCGGCAGCTGCTCGGACGGCTCCGCGAGCGCGGCGCGCAGCGAGACCACGAACGTGCCGATCAGCGCGAGTCCGGCGACGGCCGGGATCACTCCCTCGGGGGCCAGGGCGATCAGGTGCGCACAGGCGGCCGCACCGAGACCGAGCATCACCAGCACCATCCCGGAGGTGAGGCTCGCGATCCAGCGCCGGTCCCGGTCCTCCCCGGCCTCCGGCCCCGCCGCCAGCGCCGCGGTGATCGCGGCGAGATTGATCCCATGGCCCCCGGCCGGAGCGCCCGCGAGAGTGCCCAGGCCCGTCACCACCATCGTGCGCCGCCACGGCACCTCGTAGCCCAGACCCTTCATCACCGCGACCCCGGGCACGTTCTGCGACGCCATCGTCACCAGGTACAGCGGCAGTGCGATCCCCAGCACCGCGCCGAGGCCCAGCGTCGGCGCGGTGAGCTCGAGCACCGGCAGCAGCGGGACCGACGCCGCGCCGCCGCCCCCTGCGGCCATCTCGACCCCGATCACCACGGCAGCGGTGGCGAAGGCCAGCGGAGAGGCCCAGCGCGGGGCGCATCGCTGCGCCAGCGCCCACACCGCGATCACCGGTCCCACGGCGAGCGGATTCGCCGCGACCCCGAGCACCGGTCCGAGGCACAGCTGCAGCAGCACGCCCGCGAGCATCGCCTGTGCGATCGAGGTGGGGATGCGGGCCATCAGCCGGCCCAGCGGCCGCACCAGTCCGGTGAGCACGATCAGCACCCCGACCAGGAGGAACGCCCCCACGGCTGCGGGCCAGCCGCCCTCCACCGCGCCGGTGGTGGCCAGCAGGGCCGCGCCCGGCGTGGACCAGGCGATCGTGATCGGCAGGCGGGTCCAGGTCGCCAGCAGCATGGAGGCGAGCCCCATCCCGATGCTCACCGCCAGCAGGCCGCTGGCCGCCTGGTCCGCCGAGGCGCCCACGCCGTGCAGCCCGGTCAGGACCACGACGAAGGAGCTGGTGAAGGCGACCAGACCGGAGACGATCCCGGCGGAGACAGGGCGGAGCATGGAGGCACAGTAGGCCGGATCAGGGCTTGCCCGGGCGCCGGTTCACGAGGAGGATCACCGGATGGCACCGAGCGATGTGATCACCTGGCTCCTGGACACCGACCCGGCGCTGCGCTGGCAGGTCGAACGCGACCTGCTCGACGCCTCGCCGGAGCAGTGGCAGGCCACCCGCGCCCGGATCTCCCAGGAGGGCTACGGTGCCGCGCTGCTGGCCCACCAGGATCCGGCCACCGGCCTCTGGGCCGGCGGCGCCTTCTTCCCGGCCGGCTTCCTCGAGGACCCGGCCAGCAAGGAGCTGCCCGGCCAGCCCTGGACCGCGACCACCTGGTCGCTGACCACCCTGCGGGAATGGGGCATGGACGCCGCCCCGCTGATCGCCCGGGACACCGCCGCGAAGCTCGCCGAGCACGCCCGGTGGGAGTTCGATGACTCCCTGCCGTACTGGGGCGGCGAGGTGGACGTCTGCATCAACGCGATGACGCTGTCCAACGGGCTCTGGCTGGGGGCCGACGTCGAGCCGCTGGTGGACTGGTTCTGCGAGCACCGGATGGACGAGGGCGGCTGGAACTGCGAGTGGGAGCACGGTTCGAGGCGCGCGAGCTTCCACTCGACCCTCAACGCGCTGCGGGCGCTGCACGAGCACGAACGCCTCACCGGGGGCACCGATGCCGCCCGCGAGGTCCAGCGCGCCGGTGAGGAGTACCTGCTGCAGCGGAACCTGACCCGGCGCCTGAGCACCGGCGAGATCGTGGGCCCCTGGGTGGACCACTTCCTGTATCCGCCACGGCACATCTATACGGCGCTGCGGGCGCTGGACCACTTCCGCGAGGCCGACCGCCGCGACTCCCGGATGCAGGAGGCGGTGCAGATGGTGCGGGACGCGCAGCAGACCGATGGGACCTGGCTGCAGCAGCATGTGCTGCCCGGCCAGGTGTGGTTCGAGATCGACGTGCGCGTCGGCGAGCCGTCGCCCTGGCTGACGATGCAGGCGCTGCGGGTGCTGCGGTGGTGGAACCGGGAATGACCCTCCGTGGGATCACGGTTCGGTCACGGCGCACGTCGCGGCGATCCGGGGGTCGGTCGATCGCGCACCGGACTGTTACGTTGCAGGGCACAATGGGTGTGCCCCGTCACATGGGGCGCCCCAGCTCACGACGCCGTGACCCCCGCGGCGTCTTCCTCACCCCCAGGAGGACCCCATGTTCGATGCCGCTTTCACCCCCAAGCGCCGCGCCGTGCTGCTGTCGTTGGCAGGTGTGCCCGTCCTGCTGTCCGCCTGCGCCAAGACCACCGAGGACGGCGGCGGCTCCGGCGGCTCCGACGGCGGTGGCGGCGGGACCCTGACCGTCGGCACCACCGACAAGGTCACCGCCCTGGACCCGGCGGCCGCCTACGACAACGGCTCCTCGACGGTGTGGACGCAGTGCTACGGCTACCTGCTGTCGGTCGCCCTCGGCTCCGAGGACGGCCGCCCCGAACCGGATCTCGCCGAGAGCGCCGAGTTCACCAGCGACTCGGTCTTCACCGTGACGCTCAAGGAGGGCCTGACCTTCGCCAATGGCAACGAGCTGACCAGTGAGGACGTCAAGCACACCTTCGACCGCACCCGCGCCATCGACGATCCCTCGGGCCCGTCCAGCCTGCTGGGCAATCTCGATACCGTGGAGATCGTCGACGACCTCACCGTCGAGTTCCACCTCAAGGAGCCCAACGACCAGACCTTCCCGTACGTCCTGACCAGCCCGGTGGGTCCGATCGTCGACGCCGACGTGTTCCCCGCCGACGCGGTGCTGCCGGACAACGAGATCGTCGCCGCCGAGGCCTTCTCCGGGCCGTACACGATCTCGAGCTGGAAGATCAACGAACTGGTCACCTACGAGGCCTTCGACAACTACCAGGGCCTGTTCGGCACGCCGTCGACCCCGTCGGTGGTGATGTCCTACTACGCCGACCAGAACAACATGAAGCTGGACATCCAGGAGGGCAACATCGACTGCGTGTGGCGCTCCCTGTCCGCCACCGACATCGCCGATCTCGAGGCCGATGACGCGGTCACCGTGCACAACGGCCCCGGCGGCGAGATCCGCTACATCGTGTTCAACTTCAACACCAACCCCTATGGGGCGAAGACCGAGAACCCGGATCCCGCCAAGGCGCAGGCCGTGCGCCAGGCCGTGGCGGACCTGCTGGACCGCGAGGCGATCTCGGAGACCGTCTACAACGGCACCTACACCCCGCTGTACTCCTACATCCCCGAGGGGCTGCCGGGCTCCGGCACCCAGTTCAAGGACATGTACGGCGACGGCTCCGGCGGCCCCGACCCCGAGCGTGCCCGCACGCGGCTCGAGGACGCCGGCGTCGAGATCCCGGTCCAGCTCAGCCTGCAGTACAACCCGGACCACTACGGCGCCTCCTCCGGTGACGAGTACGCCGCGGTGAAGAACCAGCTCGAGGCCGACGATCTGTTCGCTGTGGACCTCCAGTCCACCGAATGGGTCCAGTACTCCAAGGACCGCGTCAACGACGTCTACCCCGCGTACCAGCTGGGCTGGTTCCCGGACTACTCGGATGCGGACAACTACCTCTCGCCGTTCTTCGCGACCGAGAACTTCCTGGGCAACCACTATTCGAATCCCGAGGTCGATGAGCTGATCACCCAGCAGCGCGGCACCCAGGACCCGGCCGAGCGCGAGGCGCTGTTCGTCGAGATCCAGGATCTCGTGGCCGAGGAGATCTCCACCCTGCCGCTGCTGCAGGGCGCCCAGATCGCAGTGTCCACCGCGGAGGTCCAGGGCGTCACCCTGGACTCGTCCTTCAAGTTCCGCGTCTCGCCGCTGTCGAAGTGAGCACTGCCCTCGAGAACGAGGTCGAGGACGCCCCCCGGCGCACGAGCAAGCGTGCGTCGGGGGGCCTCGGCCGCTACGTCCTGGTCCGCTTCCTCCTGATCATCCCCACCATCTTCATCCTGATGACGATGGTGTTCTTCCTGATGAGGATCACCGGCGACCCCATCACGGCCGCCCTGGGCGGTCGGCTCACGCCCGATCAGCTCGCCGAGAGACGCGCCGAGGCCGGCTACGACCGACCGCTGCTCGTGCAGTACCTCGACTACCTGTGGGGCGTGCTGCGCGGCGACTTCGGCACCACGTACTCCGACAACACCCCGGTCTCCGAGGTGCTGACCACCTACGGTGCGGCCACCCTCGAACTGGTGCTGTACTCGCTGGTGGTGGCGCTGCTGCTGGGCGTGCCGCTGGGCATGATCGCCGCCCGCACCCGCGACCGCTGGCCGGACGCGGTGCTGCGGATCGTGGCGATCCTCGGCTACGCCACCCCGGTGTTCTTCGTGGGCCTGCTGCTGAAGCTGATCTTCTCCGTGGGCCTGGGCTGGCTGCCGGTGGCCGGACGGCTGTCCACCGAGGGGCAGATCACGATGAGCAGGATCCTGAACCCCAGCCCGTTCTACCTGCTGGATGCGCTGCGGCTGGGGAACACCGAGCTGATCGTGGACGCGCTCAGCCATGCGGTCCTGCCGGCGATCGCGCTGGGCATCCTCACCGGCGGCATCTTCCTGCGCCTGGTGCGCACGAACATGATCGGCACGATGGAGATGCAGTACATCGAGTCCGCCCGCTCCCGCGGGGTCTCCGAGACCCGCCTGACCACCCGGCACGGCCTGCGGCCCGCACTGATCCCCATCATCACCGTGATGGGCATGCAGATCGCGCTGATGCTGGGCGGGGCGGTGCTGACCGAGACCACCTTCGAGTGGAACGGACTGGGGTACATGCTCGCCGAGTACATGAAGGCCCGCGACTACGTCGCCGTGCAGGGCATCGTCATGATGCTCGCCGTGATCGTCGCGATCTCGAACTTCGTCGTCGACGTGATCGCCGCCCTCATCGACCCCCGAGTGAGGTACTGAGATGACTCTGTCGAACCCTGAACCCCCCGGCGAGGACGATCCCGGGGCGACCGACCTGGCCGCCGAGGCCGGTGACGCCTCCGTCGCGCGCCGCCGCCCCTGGTATCTGCGCCTGCCGATCATCAGCCACCTGCGCGGCTCCGTCGGCCTGCAGCGCGGCATGCTGATCACCGGCGTGGTGCTGGTGGTGGTGCTGCTGCTGTCCGCATTGCTGGCGCCGTTGCTCGCGCCCTACGGCTTCGCACAGACCTCGGAGGACGGAGTGCGCTTCGGCACCCAGGAGCCGCCGTCGGCCGCGCACCTGCTGGGCACCACGGTGACCGGCTTCGATGTGCTCTCCCGCGTGATCTGGGGGACCCGCACCGCGGTCGCGGTGATGGCCTGCGCCGTCACCGCCTCCCTGTTCCTCGGTGTGGCGCTGGGACTGCTGTCCGGCTACGTCGGCGGCTGGCTGGACCGGGTGCTGGTGATGGTCGCGGACGCCGTCTACGCCTTCCCCGCGCTGCTGCTGGCGATCGTCATGTCGATCACCATCTCCGGTGGCCAGTCGGGCGCCTGGTCCGGCATCCTCGCCGCCGCCATCTCGATCACGGTGGTGTTCATCCCGCAGTACTTCCGCGTGATCCGCGCCGAAGTGGTGCGGCTGAAGGCCGAGCCGTTCGTGGAGGCCGCGAAGGTGGTGGGCACCGGGCATCGCCGCATCATGGGCACGCACCTGCTGCGCAACGCCACCCGCACCCTGCCGCTGATCTTCACGCTCAACGCCTCCGAGTCGATCCTCACCCTGGCCGCGCTGGGCTTCCTGGGCTTCGGCATCGAGCCCACCAGCGCCGCCGAGTGGGGCTATGACCTCAACCGCGCGATGGCGGACGCGACCAGCGGGATCTGGTGGACCGGTATGTTCCCCGGCCTCGCGATCGCGCTGGCCGTGCTCGGGGTGACCCTGGTGGGCGAGTCCATCAACGATCTCAACGATCCGCGCCTGCGCACCCGTCGCCGGCGCCGCGGCGCCAGGAAGAAGGTGGCGGCATGACCGACACGAGCAGCGACACCCGCCTGACCATCCGAGACCTCGACATCCACTTCGCCACCGATGGCGGGGACGTCCACGCGGTCGACGGGGTGAGCCTCGAGGTCGCGCCCGGGGAGATCCTCGCGATCGTCGGCGAGTCCGGCTCCGGCAAGTCCGTCACCGCGCGCTCCGTGCTGGGCCTGCTGCCCGAGACGGCCGAGGCCTCCGGGGCGGTGATCGTCTCCGGCACCGACCTGGTGGGGCTGTCGCAGGCGCAGCTGCGCGCCCTGCGCGGCGAGGACGTCTCGATGATCTTCCAGGAGCCCTCCAGCGCCATGAACCCGGTCTTCCCCATCTGGTGGCAGATCGGCGAGGGCCTGCGCGCGCACCGCCCGAAGATCACCCGCAAGCAGATCCGCGCCGAAGCCGTGAAGGCCCTCGAATCGGTGGGGATCCCGGACGCGACCGAGCGCATCGACCGCTACCCGCACGAGTTCTCCGGCGGGCAGAAGCAGCGCATCATGATCGCCATGGCGCTGGCGCTGGGCGCGGAGCTGATCGTCGCCGACGAGCCCACCACCGCCCTGGACGTCACCGTGCAGGCGGAGATCCTGGAGCTGCTGCGGGACGTGCGCGACCGCTTCGGCACCGCGGTCATCGTGATCACCCACAACATGGGCGTGGTCGCGGATCTCGCCGACTCGGTCGCGGTGATGTACCGCGGGAAGATCATCGAGCGGTCCCCGTCGCGGGAGCTGTTCGCCGCCCCGCAGGAGGCCTACACCAAGAAGCTGCTCGCGGCCGTGCCGCATCTGGGCCGCAACTCCGCCTGGACCGCGCTGTCGACCCCGCAGCAGACCGCCCTGGAGGAGGCGGAACCGGTGGTGATGGCGAAGGACCTGGTCATCGAGTATCCGGGCCGGCTGGGCAAACCGGCGTTCCGAGCGGTCAAGGGCGTGGACTTCGAGATCCGCGCCGGCGAGGTGTACGGACTGGTGGGGGAGTCGGGCTCCGGCAAGACCACCATCGGCCGTGCCATCGCCGGCCTGGAGCGCACCACCGGCGGCAGCCTGTCGGTGCTGGGCCACGAGATGAACGGCATGAGGGAGAAGGCGTTCAAGCCGCTGCGCCGCCGGATCGGTTTCGTGTTCCAGGACCCGGCCACCTCCTTCAACCCGCACCTGACCATCGAGCAGTGCATCGCCGAGCCGCTGGTGGTGCACGAGCCGCAGCTGAGCCCGGCAGCCCGCAGCCAGCAGGTGCGCTCCTTCCTGGAGGCGGTGGAGCTGCCCGGACACTACGCCGGACGCTTCCCCCATGAGCTCTCCGGCGGGCAGCGCCAGCGCATCTCCCTGGCCCGGGCCCTGGTGCTCGAGCCGGAGCTGCTGGTCGCCGACGAGCCCACCAGCGCGCTGGACGTCTCGGTGCAGGCCACGGTGCTGGACCTGTTCCGGGAGCTGCAGGAGCGGCTGCACTTCGCGGCGCTGTTCATCAGCCACGACCTGGCGGTGGTCGACACCCTCGCCCACCGGATCGGGGTGCTGTTCCGCGGCGACCTGGTCGAGCAGGGCCACGGGCCCGACGTGCTGCAGCGGCCGCAGCACGAGTACACCCGCAAGCTGATCGCCTCCCTGCCGGTGCCGGACCCGGTCGAGCAGGCGAAGCGGCGCGAGGCATTCATCGCCCAGTGGGGCAGCGGCGCGCCGAGCTGAGAGAGCTCAGGCCCTCCGGAACCGCGGCACGGCCCCGGCGACGATCCTCTCCACGATCGGCACGTCGGGGCCGGCCCATGCCCGGCCGGCGAGCTCCCGGCGGGCCACCCAGTCCAGCAGGTCGTGGTCGGTGCTGACGGTGGGTGCCGGGCCGGTCAGGCGGACCCAGTAGCAGTCCAGGTGCAGCGCCCGGTCCCCGGCCCGGCCCTCGCCGCGGCCGATCAACCAGCCCACCTCCACCTCGGTGCCCAGTTCCTCGCCCAGCTCCCGGGACAGCGCCTGCTGCGGGGACTCGCCCGGCTCGATCTTCCCGCCGGGGAACTCCCACAGCCCGGCGGCGTGCTTCTCGGGCGCTCGACGGGCCGCGAGGACGCGGTCACCGTCGACGAGCACCGCGCCCACCACGCGCAGCGGCGCGGGATCGCCCGGGTGCTCTGCCTCCGTCCGGGGGTCGTACCAGGGCTCCGGTTCCTCGGCGAAGCCGACGTCCTCGGGCCGCCAGGCGTGCCCGCACTCCTGGCACTCCCGCTCCGGCCCCAGGCCCATGCACCCCTCCCAGAGCACCCACGGCGGAGAGGACTCGTAGGCCTCGAGCACCGGCATGCCGATCACGCGATGCAGCACCTGGCCGCTCCCGCAGCGGGGACAGGTGCCGCGCACCCAGTCGATGGTCATGGCACCAGTCTGCGGCACGGGTGGGACAGGCGAGAGCGGCTCAGCTGCTCACAGGGGCATGCCCACGGCGCCGGTGAGCAGCAGCGCGAGCACCACCAGCAGCACCAGCAGGCACCCCGCTCCGCTGAGGACGACGGCGAGGAAGAAGTTCGAGCGGGCCTCGGTCTGTGAGACCGGTTCCGCCGGCGGCGGGGTGAAGCGCTCGTGGGATGCGGGCTCCGGCTCCGGCGACTCCGGCGGGGTCATGACGACCCCGGCAGCGCCTCGAGCACGGCCTCACCGTATTCGGCGAGCTTCTTCGCCCCGACCCCGCTGACCGCTCCGAGCTGGGCGACCGTCTCCGGTTCGGCCTCGACGATCCCCACCAGCGTGGCGTCGGAGAAGACCAGGTAGGGCGGGATCTGCTTCTCCTTCGCGACCGAGGTGCGCCAGGTGCGCAGCGCCTCGAAGCGCTCGCGCTGGGCGGGCTCGAGGCTCTCGGCGGCGCGGGAGGCGCCTGCGGCCCGTCGGCCGCCTCCGCGCGCGGCGCGCTGCGGGCTGCGGTCCACCGCCAGTTCGACGGTCGTCTCGCTGCGCAGCACGGGACCGGCCTGCGGGCCCGGCACGAGGACGCCGTAGTCCCCCTCGGCCTCGACGATGCCGCGGGCCAGCAGCTGCCGGATCGCCGTGCGCCACTCCTTCTCGCTGAGCTCCTCGCCGATGCCCCAGACGCTGAGCTCGTGGTGGCGGGACTGGCTGGAGCGCTGGTTCTCCCGACCCCGCAGCACCTCGATGACCTGCCCGGAGCCGAACTTCTGGCCCCGTTCACGGTCCAGACGGATCAGCGCCGAGAGCAGCTTCTGCGCCGCGACGGTCGCGTCCCAGGTCTGCGGCGGGGACAGACAGGTGTCGCAGTTGCCGCACGGCTCGCTGTCCTGACCGAAGTAGCTCAGCAGCTGCACGCGCCGGCAGGAGACCGTCTCGCACAGGGCGAGCATCGCGTCGAGATGGGAGCGGGCATTGCGCTTGAACAGCTCGGTGCCCTCACCGGTGTCGATGAACTTCCGCTGGCTGACCACGTCCCCCAGGCCGTAGGCCATCCAGGCGGTCGAGGGCTGCCCGTCACGCCCCGCACGACCGGTCTCCTGGTAGTAGCCCTCGATGGACTTGGGCAGGTCCAGGTGGGCCACGAAGCGGACGTCCGGCTTGTCGATCCCCATCCCGAAGGCGATGGTCGCCACGATGATCAGCCCGTCGGCCCGCAGGAACCGCTCCTGATGGTCCTGACGCACGGCCGCATCGAGGCCCGCGTGGTAGGGCAGGGCGGGGATCCCGCGCGCCACCAGCGCCTCCGCGGTCTGCTCGACACTCTTGCGGGAGAGGCAGTAGACGATCCCGGACTCGCCCTCGTGCTCGGAGGTGATCAGCCGCAGCAGCTGCTCGCGCGGGGCGGCCTTGGGCTCGATGCGGTACTGGATGTTGGGGCGGTCGAAGCTGGAGACGAAATGCGTCGCCTGCTGCATCTGCAGGCGCTCGGTGAGCTCGCGGTGGGTGGCCTCGGTGGCGGTCGCGGTCAGGGCGATCCGCGGCACCTGCGGGAACGTCTCGGCGAGCACCGAGAGGCCCAGGTAGTCGGGGCGGAAGTCATGGCCCCACTGGGAGACGCAGTGCGCCTCATCGATCGCGAACAGCGCCAGCTCCGCGCGGCGCAGCAGCTCCTGGGTGCGGGGGAGGACCAGCCGCTCCGGCGCCATGTACAGCAGGTCCAGCTCCCCGGCCAGCAGCTGCTGCTCGACCGCCTGCGCCTCGTGGAAGTCCAGGGTGGAGTTCAGGAACGCGGCACGGATGCCGACGCCCTCGAGCGCCGCGACCTGGTCCGCCATCAGCGCGATCAGCGGGGAGACCACGATCCCGGTGCCCGCCCGCAGCAGGGAGGGAATCTGATAGCACAGCGACTTGCCGCCACCGGTGGGCATCAGCACCACCGCGTCGCCCCCGGAGGCGAGCTGCGCGATGATCTCCGCCTGCTCCCCGCGGAAGGCGTCATAGCCGAAGACCGTCGAGAGGATCTCCAGCGCGCGGTCGGTCTGGCCGGCATCGCCCTCGCGGAGTGCGGAGATCGGGTCGGCGGCGGGCGGAGTGCTCATGGTGGCCACTGTATTCGGCCCGATCGGCGGGTGGCGACCGACCGGGGAGGCTGTGGACGGACGGCCGAGATCTGCCGGGGAGAGAACACGCGGAGTCGACGGGGAGCGGTCACCGGGGACCGTCGACTGCGACGATCACCCGGCCTGAGCTGCCGCCGGCCAGGAGCGAGGCGAAGGCCTCGGGAACCCGATCGATGCCGTCGAAGACGGTGTGCAGGCTGCGCACCGCACCCTCTCGCAGCCAGCCGCCGACCTCGGACTCGAACTGTGCCCGCAGATCCTCGTGCGCCGTGACAGTGAACCCGCGCATGGACAGCTCCTGGTAGATCATCCGGCGGTAGTTGGACGGTCCGCCGGATCCGGCGGCGACCGCGCCGCAGATCACGATGCGACCGCGGGCGTTCAGCACCTCGAGCGCCGCGTCGAGCTGTTCCCCGCCGACGTTGTCGTAGTACAGGTCGATACCGTCGGGGGAGGCATCGCGCAGCAGCTCCGCGGCGGGCCCGTCGTGGCGGTTGATCGCCCGGTCCGCGCCGAGCACGTCCGTCAGGAGCGCGACCTTCTCCGCGGAGCCGGCGACGCCTATGACGCTCGCGCCGCGCGCCTTCGCGAACTGCACGACGCAGCTGCCCACGCCGCCGGCCGCACCGGAGACGCAGACGATGTCCTCGGGCCGGACCTCGCCGATGTGGATCAGTCCGGTGTAGGCGGTGAAGCCGACGTGTCCCAGGACCGTCAGGTACGCCTCGAGGTCCTGCTCGGGCGTCGCACGGTCGATCCTGCGCAGCTGATCGGCATCGACGACGGCGGCCGTGCACCACGGCACCTTGGCGACGGCGAGA
The window above is part of the Brachybacterium vulturis genome. Proteins encoded here:
- a CDS encoding MDR family NADP-dependent oxidoreductase, with amino-acid sequence MISREVQLVAVPDGSVRAESFGVFETEVDAPGDQQVLVELRRLGLNAGLAHRLGGEGTAYGPGIGVGDVPSSDAVVEVLESAAEGFAPGDLAVAKVPWCTAAVVDADQLRRIDRATPEQDLEAYLTVLGHVGFTAYTGLIHIGEVRPEDIVCVSGAAGGVGSCVVQFAKARGASVIGVAGSAEKVALLTDVLGADRAINRHDGPAAELLRDASPDGIDLYYDNVGGEQLDAALEVLNARGRIVICGAVAAGSGGPSNYRRMIYQELSMRGFTVTAHEDLRAQFESEVGGWLREGAVRSLHTVFDGIDRVPEAFASLLAGGSSGRVIVAVDGPR